The genomic window AATTACTCAGTTAACAGGCATCTATTCATTGAACTGCAATTAATACATGTTATTTCCAACAAATTTGCTGGAAATAGATAAGAAATTAATGGCCTATAGTCTATCAGATTTTGGTCAATATGGGGGAAAGTTTGACAAGATTTTATGATAAATGTACAAAATTAGAACAATTTTTATTGAAAAAATTTATAGTAAAAAAATTTAAATTAATAATCGCAAGATAATATAAATTTATAACATACTAAAAACCCGCCTAAAGGCGGGCCTTATGTTAATAATTTGTTGCAAAAACAAGAAATTAACGTTTAGAGTATTGTGGACGACGACGTGCTTTACGCAGCCCCACTTTCTTACGCTCAACAGAACGCGCATCACGGGTAACAAACCCAGCTTTGCGTAGTTCAGAACGTAGTGTCTCGTCATATCCCATCAATGCACGTGTAATACCATGACGGATTGCACCTGCTTGACCAGAAATGCCACCACCTTTAACGGTAATATATAAATCCAGTTTCTGTAACATATCAACCAATTCTAACGGTTGGCGAACAACCATTCGCGCCGTTTCGCGGCCAAAATACTCCTCAAGGCTGCGTTGATTGATAGTAATATTACCGCTACCTGGCTTAATGAAGACACGTGCGGAAGAGCTTTTGCGGCGACCAGTGCCGTAGTATTGATTTTCAGCCATTGCCTATATCCATCCCGATTAAATGTCAAGAACTTGCGGCTGCTGTGCCGCGTGGTTGTGATCACTACCCGCATAAACTTTCATTTTACGGTACATCGCACGACCAAGAGGTCCTTTGGGTAGCATACCTTTAACCGCAATTTCAATTACACGCTCAGGGTGACGGGCAATCATTTCTTCGAAGGTCGCTTGTTTGATACCACCGATATAACCAGTATGGCGATAGTAGATTTTGTCTTCACGCTTGTTACCAGTAACAGCAACTTTTTCTGCATTAACAACAATGATGTAATCACCAGTATCGACATGCGGAGTATATTCCGCTTTATGCTTGCCGCGTAAACGACGAGCAATTTCAGTTGCAAGACGGCCTAAAGTTTTTCCATCTGCATCAACAACGTACCAGTCGCGTTTTACGGTTTCTGGTTTAGCTGTAAAAGTTTTCATTAAAGCTTACCCATATATAAGTTACATGTTGGCGAACACTCATATTTTATAAAAATACTTCAGCATGTTCACGCTAAGTTGTGTCCAGTGAATCCTACCCCTTCGAGTAGTCAAACTGACATTAATGCAAGATTTTTGGGAAATAAAAAACTTGCTGTAACGTGGGGTGGCGAGATTATAGAGAAGTTTTTGCTAAAAATCGACCCAAAAAATAAATTTTCTCGCTAATTTATTGTATTATTACTCGCTAATCAAGCTATATGAGGTAATTTTAGGTATTCTTCGCTCTGCATTTCTTGCAATCTTGATAAACAACGTTGATATTCAAAACGTAATAAATGCCCTTGGTAAAGTTTATCCATTGCGACCTCAGCATTAATAATCAACTTAACTTTTCGCTCATAAAATTCGTCTATCAGAGCGAGAAAACGCCTAGCTACATCTTCATGAATTTCGGACATCATCGAAACATTATACAGTAATACAGTATGATAATCTTTTGCTAAAACGATATAGTCATTTTGACTACGTGCATCTTCACATAGTACTTTAAATTCAATCGATAATATACCTTCTGCAGTACGAATTGCCGGCATAGTACGATGATTAATCTTAAGGATAGGGAGCCTATCTCCAGGTTTGCCAGCTAATTTAATAAATATCTCATCCATCCTCTTGCAGCTCTCTTCATCAATTGGCGTAAGATAAAGACCCGCCTGTTTCAAGGTACGTAAACGATAATCAATACCTGCATCAACATTTATAATGTCACAGTATTTTTTAATTTGTTCGATCGCGGGTAGAAAACGTGTTCGTTGCAATCCATTTCGATAGAGTTCATCTGGTGGAATATTAGAAGTTGCTATTAAACAAATTCTTCTGGCAAATAAAGCTTTTAATAACGTTGCCAAAATCATTGCATCAGTGATATCAGAGACAAAAAACTCATCAAAGCATAAAACATCGGTCTGTTTTTTAAATTTATCAGCAATAATTTCTAATGGATCTTGCTGACCTTGTAACTCAATCATTTCATTCTGCACTCGCCACATGAAGCGATGAAAATGTAAACGTAATTTTCTGCCATCCGGTAAACTCTGATAAAAGAGATCCATCAACCAGGTTTTACCTCGGCCAACACCACCCCACATATATAATCCGTGGACAGGCTCACAATTCTTCTGTGATTTCTTAACAAATAATTGACCAATTTTATTTCTCAAAGATAACTGGGATGTTCTATTAAGCAATTGATGATGAATAATATCTAAACGTGCTATCGCTTTACTTTGCACCTCATCAAATTGATAATCTCCGGTAGCCAAAAACTGTTGGTAAAGTTTAGAGGGAGTCAACAATGCCATTAACGCGATACTCCTTAAAAGGTCATAATTTTATTGGCCAATGAAACCTAGCATAAACATTATATCGATAATCTTTCGTACTTTAATACCTCAAAATAATGTGAAATCATTAGCAATAACTTTTCCCGCTTTCACTTATGTCCTTTTAACAGGTATAGTGACTGCTATAATGTGAATTTATTTCTATGAAAATAAATGTTGTTTTGTTAATGAAGGAGTCACCATGACTTGGGAATATGCACTAATCGGTCTAATTGTAGGTTTCATTATTGGTGCACTGGTAGTTCGCTTTGGCAATACCAAGCTACGTAACCAACAAGCTTTGCAAGCCGAACTTGAAAAGAAAAACCATGAATTGGAAGAATATCGTAAAGAATTGGTCAGCCATTTTGCCCGTAGTGCAGAGTTACTCGATAACATGGCGCAAGATTATCGTCAACTCTATCAGCATATGGCGAAAAGTTCTCATGAACTCATGCCTGATATGCCAATACAAAACAACCCCTTTAACTATCGTTTGACTGAATCAGAATCAGACAATCATCAAACTGCCGTTAATTTACCGCCCAAAGACTACTCTGAAGGCTCTTCTGGCTTATTTCGCTCAATGAAAGAAAAAAAAAGGTAAATTAGGTTACTTATATTAATAAAATTGCATCTTTACCTAATTTTGTTGGTAGCGCATCCACCTGATAGATCCATTTTGTTATAAAAAATTAATATCTTGTAAATACATGTAAAAAAACGATTACCACTATCGGTTGGCTGAACTTTTTTGCATAATTTATAGTCTTAGACCTGCTGAGGCCTTTTCTATCCAGGAAGCAAATTACCTTAAAATAAATTAGGTATGTAAGAGAATTGAATTCATGATGAAAAAAGAGAAACATTTTTTAACTATATTAGCTATGAGTATCAGTCTTTCGCTCATAAGTATACCTGCAGTAAGTTATTCTGCATCAATGCCACCAATTGCTTTATCATCTGGTCAAGAATTACCTAGCCTAGCCCCGATGCTAGAAAAAGTACTTCCTGCCGTAGTTAGTATTCGTGTATCTGGAACACGTGTTCAAAATCAACAGTTACCCGAAGAATTTAAATTCTTTTTTGGGCCGAATTTTCCCTCACAGCAACAGAGTATTCGCCCTTTTGAAGGATTAGGCTCCGGGGTAATTATTGATGCTGAAAAAGGTTATATCCTAACTAATAACCATGTCATCGATAATGCTGATAACATTCAAATTCAGCTTAATGATGGCAAAGAAATTGATGTTAAACTTATCGGCCGTGATCCTCAAACAGATATCGCCTTGTTACAAATCAAAGATTCGAGTACAGCAAATCTGAAAAAATTGAACTTAATGGCGATAAAAATAGCTGACTCCGATAAACTGCGGGTTGGCGATTTTGCTGTTGCTGTTGGTAACCCTTTTGGCTTAGGCCAAACGGCAACATCCGGCATTATTTCTGCATTGGGTCGTAGTGGTTTAAATGTAGAGGGTCTGGAAAATTTTATTCAAACTGACGCTTCTATTAATAGAGGTAACT from Arsenophonus sp. aPb includes these protein-coding regions:
- the rpsI gene encoding 30S ribosomal protein S9, translating into MAENQYYGTGRRKSSSARVFIKPGSGNITINQRSLEEYFGRETARMVVRQPLELVDMLQKLDLYITVKGGGISGQAGAIRHGITRALMGYDETLRSELRKAGFVTRDARSVERKKVGLRKARRRPQYSKR
- the rplM gene encoding 50S ribosomal protein L13, with protein sequence MKTFTAKPETVKRDWYVVDADGKTLGRLATEIARRLRGKHKAEYTPHVDTGDYIIVVNAEKVAVTGNKREDKIYYRHTGYIGGIKQATFEEMIARHPERVIEIAVKGMLPKGPLGRAMYRKMKVYAGSDHNHAAQQPQVLDI
- the zapE gene encoding cell division protein ZapE, which gives rise to MALLTPSKLYQQFLATGDYQFDEVQSKAIARLDIIHHQLLNRTSQLSLRNKIGQLFVKKSQKNCEPVHGLYMWGGVGRGKTWLMDLFYQSLPDGRKLRLHFHRFMWRVQNEMIELQGQQDPLEIIADKFKKQTDVLCFDEFFVSDITDAMILATLLKALFARRICLIATSNIPPDELYRNGLQRTRFLPAIEQIKKYCDIINVDAGIDYRLRTLKQAGLYLTPIDEESCKRMDEIFIKLAGKPGDRLPILKINHRTMPAIRTAEGILSIEFKVLCEDARSQNDYIVLAKDYHTVLLYNVSMMSEIHEDVARRFLALIDEFYERKVKLIINAEVAMDKLYQGHLLRFEYQRCLSRLQEMQSEEYLKLPHIA
- the zapG gene encoding Z-ring associated protein ZapG; the encoded protein is MTWEYALIGLIVGFIIGALVVRFGNTKLRNQQALQAELEKKNHELEEYRKELVSHFARSAELLDNMAQDYRQLYQHMAKSSHELMPDMPIQNNPFNYRLTESESDNHQTAVNLPPKDYSEGSSGLFRSMKEKKR